The proteins below come from a single Azospirillum sp. B510 genomic window:
- a CDS encoding non-ribosomal peptide synthetase: MTTTVDTHAIAERLHRLPAEKRARFRIQLAERGIDSWSLPIVPFAGDGLDGDRADSGPLSAGQTRLWVIDRVESVGQPAGSALYSLATRIEIAGFLDIAALGRALNAVVRRHEVLRTVYGDDDGSPVQRVLPSWPDPLTLEEAAAHPEELIRTLCDRPFDLERELPLRAHLVPAGDSLWQLLLVVHHIAFDAWSEAVLIRDLGRFYDHHANGAPLAAPLAAPPVTKPADHPRLGHRDFARWQRDWLDGTDCARQIAFWRDHLADAPDGLSLPLDHPRPARRTHEGAEVEAGLPPTLIAGLNALAARHGATLYAVARAAFVLLLGRYGDTDDLVLGTTVANRQKAELADQIGFFANTLPIRHRFDWADSFSAFLDTATAAQVEAFDNQDLPFDRLLDALEVRRGGPLSPLFQVLFVHQNVPRETLRLSELELRPLPLAKRRARFDLTLRLHSADRNARVALEYSSELFDAATARRLLDDYLFLLEQVAAEDGRPLSAYRLRHDGPTLRGAVPTPAAGADALTAFSVQDGARTALRTTGASLTYAELSARADRLAAVLRRQPGGTAAGRVGILLPRGIDQPTAMIAAWKAGACWVPLDGALPADRLRWIAGDAALTAILGQGNAPDWLPEEVAWIDVAAAVSAPIGRDEPPPAPPSPDAPAYVIYTSGSTGRPKGVEVPHRALVAYATGAAASFGWAPDATLVALSSVAADLGFTSLWGALLTGRTLRLLDDAECGDPEALAQALDRVPADVLKIVPSHLAALLALPDARRLLPRRALVLGGEAAPAGLLDRLAALAPEMELWNHYGPTETTVGVAIHRLVPGQGMGQEGRQETHLTRPLPGCTLHVLDRWLRPVPVGASGDLWIGGPQLALGYVGAPALTAERFVVAADGQRLYRSGDRVRLLPAGATGETGGIAFLGRADGQVKINGFRVEPGEIESQARALDGIVQAVALAIAGPAGNRIALAVAGWRAGPEALRRRLAESLPPYMLPRDILTLDSLPLLPNGKIDRRSLTARMTEAADRDTGAAAPASPTAALADRIGKLFATVLARAVGTDDNFFGAGGDSILGLRLAALARTEGLAITPRMLFEHQTPAALASALGGDAEPAHPVEPPAAAAVLALFRETLRQPDLTADTDFFGAGGDSILCLQLAAKARRSGLAITPKLIFAHPTAAALAAALPGTAGASATESASDDGPIPLRPIQRWFLAQEQPRPGHWNQSILLELWEPPAPESLRAALDWLVRRHPALCCAFTRDETGVWTQRRRDPRPLPLRQAGPVRDAAALAALLPGLQPDFDLAEPPLLDAVLIEGRPDGGTGEPPAHLLLSAHHLVVDGVSWRVLAEDLWTAYRAHRDDGRLPDADGTTHRAALAAFRASAAAAEDLLDRARAFWSGQSGAMVAAAAAFLSRAGTGATPSLLNRYSAERHDRLDAAATDRLGPNPRDALLAALCDTLAEWTGQPDLAIELEAHGRDGLEGDAATAVGWFTSRYPLLVRWKAGLSADAGRAAIAAQIAAVPDGGRGFGLLRDRDGGLSGLPIPPVVFNHHGRLAGGTDAPLRRSPLPVPNQRHPDNRRIHLLELDTVIEEGGLRLRWVWPRAATALAELPERFLAHLNAHLNAHLGSPPDARPDQPDSGGAADRMPLSPVQAGMLFHALTDGGRGRYLNQVVVRLDGPLDADAFRAGWQATVDHHPALRAAFDWPRDGEPHQDIAARAEVPWRLLDWSGRADAGNAVRREADRDLAAGMDLTRPPLMRLTLLRLSTDSHALIWTRHHLIADGWCTARLIGEVAERYRSALAGHPTAIDSPPPYRRFIDWLGRRDAEAGRSYWAAQLGDLTDAALLPRATVAGDGSHHREMSLDAGRFARLRRRAAAANVTVNTLCQVAAALALARHTGRDDVVLGIVGAGRPADLPDADRMIGLFITTTPLRVRIDRNEPLDALLRRVQRRMSENREHEHTPLSDIQAAAPLRDALFDTLLVFENYPLPPGTGDGPLKVTLERTIERTNYPLTLVLIPRDTLTLRLTADRAVLADAIADSVGDMLMLLLDRMAADDGAATDGAGLDGLLSLLPADDLSRQRGWNATAVEYGGFVPLGRLLSEQAARSPDAVALQWEEAGHGANPGDRLTARLTYADLDRRANRLAHWLIAAGCRPDDRVALCLERSPELVVAILAALKAGCAWLPLDPEHPPQRLAAMVADGGARLILAHQRTRDRLPPDLPPDGCGVPVHPLDPAVSLAAGFPDRLPDRPVDPAQLAYALFTSGSTGRPKAVGVPQAGLLNRLRWMQDRYRLSPADTVLQKTPYGFDVSVWEFLWPLLTGARLVLAGPGEHRDARRLSELIEGHGVTTLHFVPAMLQVFLDALPDGRCPTLARVLCSGEALPAALRDRCTAALPQAELHNLYGPTEASIDVTAWDCRSETGPSVPIGHPIANIRAWVLDDALNPVPAGVAGELYLTGVGLARGYLGRPDLTAAAFLPNPLYDPAGDGPDQQRLYRTGDLARHRPDGAIDYLGRADFQVKIRGQRVELGEIEAALAALPQVAEAVVAACGDKRADGQAGGALWLTAWLTARPGQSLPDPDALRAALADRLPDHMVPAVFVPLDRMPINQNGKIDRKALPQPEPPQCGGEAPDGPVETALAALWSDLLGHPVVSRDAHFFLAGGHSLLVPRLVGRVQERLGRVIDLVAVMEHPVLRDLAAHIAAQPATQPATRPEAVPPAASRNDNAPAGASYERFEL, translated from the coding sequence ATGACGACGACGGTCGACACCCACGCCATCGCCGAACGCCTCCACCGCCTGCCCGCGGAAAAACGCGCCCGCTTCCGCATCCAGCTGGCCGAGCGCGGCATCGACAGCTGGTCGCTGCCGATCGTCCCCTTCGCGGGCGACGGGCTGGACGGCGACAGGGCCGACAGCGGCCCGCTGTCGGCCGGCCAGACACGCCTGTGGGTGATCGACCGGGTGGAAAGCGTCGGTCAGCCGGCCGGCAGCGCGCTCTACAGCCTCGCCACCCGGATCGAGATCGCCGGCTTCCTCGACATCGCCGCCCTCGGCCGGGCGCTGAACGCGGTGGTCAGGCGCCATGAGGTGCTTCGGACCGTCTATGGGGACGATGACGGCAGCCCGGTCCAGCGCGTGCTGCCGTCCTGGCCCGATCCGCTCACCCTGGAGGAGGCGGCCGCACATCCGGAAGAGTTGATCCGGACGCTCTGCGACCGCCCCTTCGACCTTGAACGGGAGTTGCCGCTGCGCGCCCATCTGGTGCCGGCCGGCGACAGTCTCTGGCAGTTGCTGCTGGTCGTCCACCACATCGCCTTCGATGCCTGGTCGGAGGCGGTGCTGATCCGTGACCTTGGCCGCTTCTACGACCATCATGCCAACGGCGCCCCGCTGGCCGCCCCGTTGGCCGCCCCACCGGTCACCAAGCCGGCCGACCATCCCCGCCTCGGCCACCGCGATTTCGCCCGTTGGCAGCGCGACTGGCTGGACGGCACTGACTGCGCCCGCCAGATCGCCTTCTGGCGCGACCATCTCGCCGACGCGCCGGACGGGCTGTCGCTGCCGCTCGACCATCCCCGCCCGGCACGGCGCACCCATGAGGGCGCCGAGGTCGAGGCCGGGCTGCCACCCACCCTGATCGCCGGCCTCAACGCCCTGGCCGCCCGGCACGGCGCCACCCTGTACGCCGTCGCCCGCGCCGCCTTCGTCCTGCTGCTCGGGCGCTACGGCGACACCGACGACCTCGTGCTCGGCACCACCGTCGCCAACCGCCAGAAGGCGGAGCTGGCCGACCAGATCGGCTTCTTCGCCAACACCCTGCCGATCCGCCACCGCTTCGACTGGGCCGACAGCTTCTCCGCCTTCCTCGACACCGCCACCGCGGCGCAGGTGGAGGCGTTCGACAATCAGGATCTGCCCTTCGACCGGCTGCTCGACGCGCTGGAGGTCCGGCGCGGCGGCCCGCTGTCGCCGCTGTTCCAGGTGCTGTTCGTCCACCAGAACGTGCCGCGCGAAACCCTGCGCCTGTCGGAGCTGGAGTTGCGCCCGCTGCCGCTGGCCAAGCGGCGCGCCCGTTTCGACCTGACGCTGCGGCTGCACAGCGCCGACCGCAACGCGCGCGTCGCCCTGGAATACAGCAGCGAGCTGTTCGACGCGGCGACCGCCCGCCGCCTGCTCGACGATTATCTGTTCCTGCTGGAGCAGGTCGCGGCCGAGGACGGCAGGCCGCTGTCCGCCTACCGGCTGCGGCATGACGGGCCGACGCTGCGCGGAGCGGTTCCGACACCCGCGGCTGGAGCCGACGCGCTGACCGCCTTCAGCGTCCAGGACGGCGCGCGGACCGCGCTCCGCACCACCGGCGCCAGCCTGACCTATGCCGAGCTGTCGGCACGGGCCGACCGGCTGGCGGCGGTGCTGCGGCGGCAACCCGGCGGCACCGCCGCCGGCCGGGTCGGCATCCTGCTGCCCCGTGGAATCGACCAGCCGACCGCCATGATCGCCGCCTGGAAGGCCGGGGCCTGCTGGGTTCCGCTCGACGGCGCCCTGCCGGCGGACCGCCTGCGCTGGATCGCCGGGGACGCGGCGCTGACCGCCATCCTCGGCCAGGGGAACGCGCCGGACTGGCTGCCGGAGGAGGTCGCCTGGATCGACGTCGCCGCGGCGGTATCGGCTCCCATCGGCAGGGATGAGCCGCCCCCCGCCCCCCCCTCCCCCGACGCCCCGGCCTACGTGATCTACACCTCCGGCTCGACCGGGCGTCCCAAGGGGGTCGAGGTGCCCCATCGCGCCCTGGTCGCCTATGCGACGGGGGCCGCCGCCAGCTTCGGCTGGGCGCCGGACGCGACGCTGGTCGCCCTGTCCTCCGTCGCCGCCGACCTCGGCTTCACCAGCCTGTGGGGGGCGCTGCTGACCGGACGGACGCTGCGGCTGCTCGACGACGCCGAATGCGGCGATCCGGAGGCGCTGGCCCAGGCGCTCGACCGGGTGCCGGCCGATGTGCTGAAGATCGTGCCCTCCCATCTCGCGGCCCTGCTGGCCTTGCCGGACGCGCGGCGCCTGCTGCCGCGCCGCGCCCTGGTGCTGGGGGGCGAGGCGGCGCCGGCCGGGCTGCTGGACCGGCTGGCCGCGCTCGCGCCCGAGATGGAGCTGTGGAACCATTACGGACCGACCGAGACCACCGTCGGTGTCGCCATCCATCGGCTGGTGCCCGGACAGGGTATGGGGCAGGAGGGTCGGCAGGAGACCCACCTGACCCGGCCGCTGCCCGGCTGCACGCTGCATGTGCTGGACCGCTGGCTGCGGCCGGTACCGGTCGGGGCCAGCGGCGACTTGTGGATCGGCGGCCCGCAGCTCGCCCTCGGCTATGTCGGCGCGCCGGCCCTGACCGCCGAGCGCTTCGTCGTCGCGGCGGATGGCCAGCGGCTCTACCGCAGCGGCGACCGGGTGCGGCTGCTCCCCGCCGGCGCGACCGGCGAAACGGGTGGAATCGCCTTCCTCGGACGGGCCGATGGTCAGGTGAAGATCAACGGCTTCCGCGTCGAGCCGGGCGAGATCGAAAGCCAAGCCCGCGCGCTCGACGGAATTGTCCAGGCGGTGGCGCTCGCCATCGCCGGGCCGGCCGGCAACCGCATCGCCCTGGCCGTCGCCGGCTGGCGGGCCGGGCCGGAGGCCCTGCGGCGCCGACTGGCGGAAAGCCTGCCGCCCTACATGCTGCCGCGCGACATCCTGACCCTCGACAGCCTGCCGCTGCTGCCCAACGGCAAGATCGACCGGCGGAGCCTGACCGCGCGGATGACCGAGGCGGCCGACCGCGACACCGGGGCCGCCGCGCCGGCCTCCCCGACAGCCGCCCTGGCCGACCGCATCGGCAAGCTGTTCGCCACCGTTCTGGCCCGCGCGGTCGGGACGGACGATAATTTCTTCGGCGCCGGGGGGGATTCGATCCTCGGTCTTCGGCTGGCGGCGCTGGCGCGGACCGAGGGGCTGGCGATCACGCCGCGCATGCTGTTCGAGCATCAAACGCCTGCCGCCCTGGCATCCGCGTTGGGCGGCGACGCGGAGCCCGCCCATCCGGTGGAGCCCCCGGCCGCCGCCGCGGTGCTCGCGCTGTTCCGGGAGACGCTGCGACAGCCCGACCTGACCGCCGACACCGATTTCTTCGGCGCCGGCGGGGATTCGATCCTCTGCCTTCAGCTCGCCGCCAAGGCGAGGCGATCAGGGCTGGCGATCACGCCAAAGCTGATCTTCGCCCACCCGACCGCCGCGGCGCTGGCGGCGGCCCTGCCGGGCACGGCCGGTGCGTCGGCGACCGAGAGCGCCAGCGACGACGGCCCGATTCCCCTGCGGCCGATCCAGCGCTGGTTCCTCGCCCAGGAACAGCCGCGTCCGGGCCATTGGAACCAGTCCATCCTGCTGGAATTGTGGGAGCCGCCGGCCCCGGAAAGCCTGCGGGCGGCGCTGGACTGGCTGGTACGGCGCCATCCGGCCCTGTGCTGCGCCTTCACCAGGGACGAGACCGGCGTCTGGACCCAGCGGCGCCGGGATCCACGCCCCCTGCCGTTGCGGCAGGCCGGCCCGGTCCGGGATGCGGCGGCGCTCGCGGCTCTGCTGCCGGGCCTGCAACCGGACTTCGATCTGGCCGAACCGCCGCTGTTGGACGCCGTGCTGATCGAGGGACGCCCCGACGGCGGAACCGGGGAACCACCGGCCCATCTGCTGCTGTCCGCCCATCATCTGGTGGTGGACGGCGTCTCCTGGCGGGTGCTGGCCGAGGATCTATGGACTGCCTATCGCGCGCACCGCGACGACGGCCGCCTGCCCGACGCCGACGGGACCACGCATCGGGCGGCCCTGGCCGCCTTCCGCGCCAGCGCCGCCGCCGCCGAGGATCTGCTCGACCGCGCGCGCGCCTTCTGGAGCGGGCAATCCGGTGCCATGGTCGCCGCCGCGGCGGCGTTCCTGTCCAGAGCTGGAACGGGGGCGACGCCATCCCTGCTCAACCGCTACAGCGCCGAGCGGCATGACCGGCTGGACGCGGCGGCCACCGACCGGCTCGGCCCCAATCCGCGCGATGCGCTGCTGGCGGCCCTGTGCGACACGCTGGCGGAGTGGACCGGCCAGCCCGATCTGGCCATCGAGCTGGAAGCCCATGGCCGCGACGGGCTGGAGGGGGACGCCGCGACGGCCGTCGGCTGGTTCACCAGCCGCTACCCGCTGCTTGTGCGCTGGAAGGCCGGACTGTCGGCCGATGCCGGCCGCGCCGCCATCGCCGCCCAAATCGCCGCCGTGCCGGACGGTGGGCGCGGCTTCGGCCTGCTGCGCGACCGCGATGGCGGGCTGTCCGGTCTGCCGATCCCGCCGGTGGTCTTCAACCACCATGGCCGGCTGGCCGGCGGAACCGACGCTCCGTTGCGGCGGTCCCCGCTGCCGGTTCCCAACCAGCGCCACCCCGACAACCGCCGCATCCACCTCCTGGAGCTGGATACGGTGATCGAGGAGGGGGGCCTGCGGCTGCGCTGGGTCTGGCCGCGCGCCGCGACGGCGCTGGCGGAGCTGCCCGAGCGCTTCCTGGCCCATCTCAACGCCCATCTCAACGCCCATCTGGGCTCCCCTCCGGATGCCCGGCCGGACCAGCCCGACAGCGGCGGCGCTGCCGACCGCATGCCGCTGTCGCCGGTGCAGGCGGGCATGCTGTTCCATGCGCTGACCGACGGCGGACGCGGGCGTTATCTGAATCAGGTGGTCGTCCGGCTGGACGGGCCGCTGGATGCCGACGCTTTCCGCGCCGGCTGGCAAGCGACCGTCGACCATCACCCCGCCTTGCGCGCCGCCTTCGACTGGCCACGCGACGGCGAGCCCCATCAGGACATCGCCGCGCGGGCCGAGGTGCCCTGGCGCCTGCTTGACTGGAGCGGCCGGGCGGATGCCGGGAACGCGGTGCGCCGGGAGGCCGACCGCGACCTGGCGGCGGGGATGGATCTCACCCGGCCGCCGTTGATGCGGCTGACCCTGCTGCGGCTTTCCACCGACAGCCACGCGCTGATCTGGACACGCCATCACCTGATCGCCGACGGCTGGTGCACCGCCCGCCTGATCGGCGAGGTGGCGGAGCGCTACAGGTCGGCGCTGGCCGGCCACCCGACGGCGATCGACAGCCCACCCCCATACCGCCGCTTCATCGACTGGCTCGGGCGACGCGACGCCGAGGCCGGACGGAGCTATTGGGCGGCGCAGCTCGGCGACCTGACCGACGCCGCCCTGCTGCCGCGCGCGACGGTCGCCGGCGACGGCAGCCACCACCGCGAGATGTCGCTGGACGCTGGGCGGTTCGCCCGGCTCAGGCGGCGGGCGGCGGCGGCCAACGTGACGGTCAACACGCTGTGCCAGGTCGCCGCCGCCCTGGCGCTGGCCCGCCACACCGGCCGCGACGATGTCGTGCTGGGGATCGTCGGCGCCGGCCGGCCGGCCGATCTGCCCGACGCCGACCGGATGATCGGGCTGTTCATCACCACCACGCCGCTGCGCGTCCGCATCGACCGCAACGAGCCGCTCGACGCGCTGCTGCGCCGGGTCCAGCGGCGGATGAGCGAGAACCGCGAGCACGAGCACACGCCGCTCAGCGACATCCAGGCGGCGGCCCCGCTGCGCGACGCGCTGTTCGACACGCTGCTGGTGTTCGAGAACTACCCGCTGCCGCCCGGCACCGGCGACGGCCCGCTGAAGGTGACGCTGGAGCGGACCATCGAGAGGACCAACTACCCGCTGACGCTGGTGCTGATCCCCCGCGACACGCTGACACTCCGCCTGACCGCCGACCGCGCCGTCCTCGCCGACGCCATCGCCGACAGCGTCGGCGACATGCTGATGCTGCTGCTCGACCGCATGGCGGCGGATGACGGCGCGGCAACGGACGGAGCCGGACTGGACGGGTTGCTGTCGTTGCTTCCCGCCGACGACCTGTCGCGCCAGCGGGGATGGAACGCGACGGCGGTGGAGTATGGCGGCTTCGTGCCGCTGGGCCGGCTGCTGTCGGAACAGGCCGCCCGCAGCCCCGACGCCGTCGCCCTGCAATGGGAGGAGGCCGGACATGGTGCAAATCCCGGTGACCGCCTGACCGCCCGCCTCACCTACGCCGACCTGGACCGCCGCGCCAACCGCCTCGCCCATTGGCTGATCGCCGCGGGATGCCGCCCCGACGACCGCGTCGCCCTTTGCCTGGAACGCTCCCCCGAACTGGTCGTCGCCATCCTCGCCGCCCTCAAGGCCGGATGCGCCTGGCTCCCCCTCGATCCCGAGCATCCGCCCCAGCGCCTCGCCGCCATGGTCGCGGATGGCGGCGCCCGCCTCATCCTCGCCCACCAGCGGACCCGCGACCGCCTGCCCCCGGATCTTCCGCCAGACGGATGCGGCGTCCCCGTCCATCCGCTCGACCCCGCCGTCTCGCTCGCCGCCGGCTTCCCCGACCGCCTGCCCGACCGCCCGGTCGATCCGGCCCAGCTCGCCTACGCCCTGTTCACCTCCGGCTCCACCGGACGGCCAAAGGCCGTCGGCGTCCCCCAGGCCGGGCTGCTCAACCGCCTGCGCTGGATGCAGGACCGCTACCGCCTCTCCCCGGCCGACACCGTCCTGCAAAAGACACCCTACGGCTTCGACGTCTCGGTCTGGGAGTTCCTCTGGCCCCTGCTGACCGGCGCCCGCCTCGTCCTGGCCGGGCCCGGCGAGCATCGCGACGCCCGGCGGCTGAGCGAACTGATCGAGGGGCACGGCGTCACCACCCTCCATTTCGTCCCCGCCATGCTCCAGGTCTTCCTCGACGCCTTGCCGGACGGGCGCTGCCCGACCCTCGCCCGCGTCCTGTGCAGCGGCGAGGCGCTGCCCGCCGCCCTGCGCGACCGCTGCACCGCCGCCCTGCCCCAGGCCGAGCTCCACAATCTCTACGGCCCCACCGAGGCCTCCATCGACGTCACCGCCTGGGATTGCCGCAGCGAGACGGGGCCAAGCGTGCCGATCGGCCACCCCATCGCCAACATCCGCGCCTGGGTGCTCGACGACGCCCTCAACCCGGTGCCGGCCGGGGTGGCGGGCGAGCTGTATCTCACCGGCGTCGGGCTGGCCCGCGGCTATCTCGGCCGCCCCGACCTGACCGCCGCCGCCTTCCTGCCCAACCCGCTCTACGACCCGGCCGGCGACGGTCCCGACCAGCAGCGGCTCTACCGCACCGGCGATCTCGCCCGCCACCGCCCCGACGGCGCCATCGACTATCTCGGCCGCGCCGACTTCCAGGTGAAGATCCGCGGCCAGCGCGTCGAACTCGGCGAGATCGAGGCGGCACTCGCCGCCCTGCCGCAGGTCGCCGAAGCCGTCGTCGCAGCCTGCGGCGACAAGCGGGCGGACGGGCAAGCGGGCGGAGCCTTGTGGCTGACCGCCTGGCTGACCGCCAGGCCGGGCCAGTCCCTGCCCGATCCCGACGCCCTGCGCGCCGCACTGGCCGACCGGCTGCCGGACCATATGGTCCCCGCCGTCTTCGTCCCCCTCGACCGCATGCCGATCAACCAGAACGGCAAGATCGACAGAAAGGCCCTTCCACAGCCGGAACCCCCGCAATGCGGCGGCGAAGCGCCGGACGGGCCGGTGGAAACGGCCCTGGCGGCGCTGTGGAGCGACCTGCTCGGCCATCCCGTCGTCAGCCGCGACGCCCATTTCTTCCTGGCCGGCGGCCATTCGCTGCTGGTGCCGCGGCTGGTCGGCCGCGTGCAGGAACGGCTGGGGCGGGTGATCGATCTGGTCGCGGTGATGGAACATCCCGTTCTGCGCGATCTCGCCGCCCACATCGCCGCGCAACCGGCCACACAGCCCGCCACACGGCCGGAGGCCGTTCCGCCGGCCGCCTCCCGCAATGACAACGCGCCCGCAGGCGCCAGCTACGAACGGTTTGAGCTATGA